From Juglans regia cultivar Chandler chromosome 9, Walnut 2.0, whole genome shotgun sequence:
tattttcttaattacgaagtagaataaaaattaatatttaatgatttttttttttactttctgattaagaaagtattttttaatgatattttaaatttattttattttttaaaaatatttaaagtgtaaaaaaaatctatataaaaaataaattaaaaaattacacataaaaaagtacatgttaagttcaacgggagcccccaacgggggctgtagtatgactatttttaatattttttaaaaatatcataatattattaaaatattttttttataattttttattttacttcatgattaagaaaatattttttaatatatatttcttacttttgaattaaaacaatattttcttaataatattttaaatttattttattttttaaaaatatttaaaaatattaaaaaacctatataaaaattatttaaacaaaatatatattaactaatactacagcccccagcggagcccccagcgggggctgtagcaccaCCCATATATCTATCCTCTGGGCCACAGTTTTTGCCGCTAACGATTCGAATTGTATGCGCATTGCGCACCCGGCGCACTTCCGCCGTAATCCTTACACACTCGCTACCCTATCTCTAGTATCTACCGGGCCTTCCTCTGCTATGCTTTACTTTGTCTCAGTAACGCCCTAATTTCATAATCTGTGATTTCAAAATATTAGACTCTATCTTCCAATCTTTCagagctttttattttttccaaaatatttttccaaaataagAATCCGAGCTTACCTTTGGTTTTCTTCCTGGAATTGGAAAAATTGCATCTCACTCCtgttttgtgattttaattTCGGTGCTCCTGATCttttaaaaccaaaacccaGTCCAAACTCCCAAAGAACCATAAATTCTAGCTGTCCCTTCGAAACTTCACGCCTTTTCACTCTTTGTCACGAAATTGGACATGAGATAGAGTTGGAAACAGCGAAACTCTATCGATTTCACAACCGCCGAAGGGAAAAAACCAATTTTTGCTTAGATGAAGAAGCTGTGAGAGACAAAGGTGACAGATAAGGTCGAGATTCTTCATCGAATGTCGGTAGAGAGGTCGTTTGAGGCATGGGAGGAGGTACAGCGGCACGGTCAGGACTTGGCGGACCGACTAGCTCAGGGTTTCAGCGGGTTGATCCAGTCCCACATCAGCCCTCCCTCGTTTCCGTGGCCCAACCCTCAGAAATCCATGCTCTTCGACCTCGAATTCCCAAGTCAGCAGAATTTTGGGAGAGGAGATTTCGGATTGGCGACCGATAGTTCGGGGATTAATGGAGTATTGGCGATTTTCGATATTGGGAATAGGATTGGGCAGGCCGGGGCGGACTTCGGCGCGAACTTGAATGGGTTGGTCCAGCAGTTTTTCAGGAGGCTGCCTGCCCCGTTTCGGCAGGAGGAGAATGCGAAGGCGCCTGTGATGGTGGACGTGGGGGGGAGTAGGCTGAGGGTTGATGGGGGTGTGACTACGCAAGGGGATTTGGGGTTGTTGACAGAGAGGCTGAGGGATTTTGGGTTTGCGGAGAACGATAGTGGTGCTGATGAGTTGGTAGATGATGAAGTTGCTGGGTTTAATCTTAGGTCGGCAGGGCTTTTGGGTAGACCGCAGGTAAGAGTTTTGAAGCTAATTACACGAATTCATTCATCAATTTGTGGCCTAATCAGGCTTGTGACATTTTTAAAGTGCTAATTTAGcttgtaaaaataacatttgtatatttataaactGCTGGCGAAGGTATTGGATACCATGCAAGTGATTAAGTCAGGTAGACTAAGCAGTTCTTACGTGGACTTTGGTGAGGAAGAAGGTAGTTGATTATGTGCTTTAACGGAGCATGCTACGATTATTGTaatggaatttttattttctaactcCATACTACCACGCATTTTTCAAATTGCACCCCaaactatcaaaataaaaaaattgttaccgtaaattaccattttttttccattttgcacCCTCCATCTAATTGAGCCAAAATCCTTAACTTTTCAAAtgagtttttctaaaaatgcctttgttaagatttggtaaaaataaaaataaagaaatgaccccccccccccccccaagttgAAACAGAAGGATTTGTAGATCACAAGTAAATTGGATAGATGCTGTTTATtcaatctttcttcttttcttttcttttcttttttccttgagGACAATCTTCTTCCATTTGGAAATTATTGTATTGATGCAATTACATTTAATCACACATGACCAAGAAActttttggcattttttttgtGCCCTCTAGTGTCTATACAATCATTTGTGTTTTCCATTAATTTAATTGCATCATAGTGCCATTTTGTCGGGAACTTTGTTTTCACATGTAGTGTTTTTGGAAACTGACTCCCAAAGATTTAATCAAGTATGTATCTTTCATCATGGAAAGGATTAAAAAATCTAGATCATTTAAATTCCCTGAGAAATGGGCATGACAGTTTCATTTATACGTGGAacttgtaaaaattgtaatgaccATCCTGCATGGCAATTGTTTTGTCTATTCTATGATAACCTCTTCGTTCTAAAAAATTCGTCTGTTTGTTGTAGCAGTCTCATTTATGAGCTTTTTTTTACCAGATGTAACTAGAAGGAGGAAGTCATttaagattttctttctttaatttgatgGCTGCtgctattttttcaattgttttgtAAGTGGTATGGTTTTATTTGATGTAGGGGATCATAAATATTACATCAACCTATGATAGCAGAACGCATGACGTAGAAAGTTCTTTGGTTGCACGGGGAGATTTATGGAGGGTAGAGGCATCACACGGCAGTTCTACATCTGGGAATGACAATTCATCTCTCTTTCTTGTCCAGCTTGGACCAGTGCTCTTTATTCGTGATACAACTCTTCTTTTGCCTGTCCATTTGTCAAAGCAGCATTTGCTTTGGTATGGCTATGATAGGAAGGTATGATCAGCTTTAattgtactattttttaatatttatttatttgtaatgtaCAACTTAATTCATGCAAGCCTAAATAAAGAAGATCCTGTAGGCTCCACCCTGCAATGCTGTTTTCATGGTGATTTAATGAAACTGCCCCCAAAGATATCCTGAATTTGCAGCATTATGAGCATCTTCCACTGATCTAAATTCTTCCAGAGTTTACTACCTTACtctgtgtgggtgtgtgtgatATTATAACAGACATAAAGAGTGCAAAACTAATTGTGTAAGAAGGCAAATGCATATATAAGCAACAAGTTTTGGCGACCTTTCGGTGCACTTGTATTGTCACCTAGAAATAAgtcttttaaatgatgtttttagtACTCTTAAATGAACACAATGTACTTTGTAACACTGACTTGGCATGCATTATGTGTAAGCTGCCTCATCTCCAAGAACTTTTTAATGCGTGTGATGAATTAAATTATGGCGTTGATGGATTCAGTGGCTTCCCATTTCCTCTACTACTATGTGGCCTTTCCCTGTGATTCATTACCATGGTGCTATTGTCGTGGCTTAATTTGCGATATGATGGGATTGCATCTTGATGCTTCTCCAGTTTTCCCTCCCTTGGTTTGTActcttttattcatttatttaattttcagaaCGGAATGCACTCACTTTGTCCAGCTGTGTGGTCAAAGCATAGAAGGTGGCTGTTAATGTCAATGCTCTGTCTCAATCCCTTAGCTTGTGTAagtttctaatttctattagaACATTGTAATTAATaagtgaaattatttatttgatgccTCCTTTACAGGGTAAGTCTTTGGACAGTCTTCCTTATAACTACTTAATTCCGAACAGaatttatgttttgagtttgtttatcaTTAATGTTTCCTTTTCGTTTGTAGGACTTGGATGGTCCTGCTTTCTTGCTTGCCTTGCATAATTGAGGTTGAGAGTTCCAGTGAAGATtacttagggctcgtttggatactaagaatatgaatagtagtgaaatggtttgtgattaatagtgaaatagttcgagttaagatgttttattggattttgggaaaggagagagaaaaaattaaataaaaatattataaagttaaaatattaaaatattgtttgaagataattttttaatataatttttgtttggaagtttgagaaagttgtatcgggtttgtgttttgtttgggagtttgtgaaagttataatgattaggtaatgattagatgaaaatgttgaaaatttgaaattgaaaagtgttgtgttttaagtgatgtttggaaatgaaatatttgagaatatcaaAGAATATCTGAGGATACTTGAGAACAATTGTATTCCCAAACGGGCTCACTAGTCTTTTGCATGGCACAATTGAACTCAGGACCCATCCCAACCATACCCCTCCCATTTACCTCCTTGGCTAACTCAGCATAAGAGGCATGATTACGGAAAAACGACATACTCTAGATTTTAGAATCAATTAATAAGTAGTGTGATTAAAAAAGAAGTGTGAGCATTTATTACCTGGTTATATTTTAGTGAAATTTTATAGTGCACTGAGCCTGAGGATATAAACTGAAAAAAATGAGCTGAGTTGGTCTCTGTGATACTGGAGTCCATGAAAGTCATTTAAGTATGCTATCACATGGAAAGTAGACTAGACAATTTTATTGGAGTGCTAGCCTGAAATATTGAGTTTGATACCATCaaattcaatctttttaaaaaggaTTATCCATCAGTATTCATTTATTGACTTCTAAATTTCTTGGAGATCCACTAAAATCTTACGTTCCAAGTTTACTGATTAACCAACTGAAGGCATGAGTGAAGTcctcatttcatttgaaaatcaatttctatTATCATGTTCTCAAGTTGAACCATCTTGAGTAGGTGTAGCAGTTTGCTCATAATAAATTACGAAAATACGAGCAAGCTGCCAGCTTCTTTGGGTGGAGATTGACACAATTTTTCTTCTCTATCTAGTCGTTTGTAGATTTACAGTTTCCAAATGGGAAGTTGACATATGTATCTGGTGAGGGGCTTACTACAAGTGCTTTCCTGCCTATTTGCGGAGGCCTTCTACAGGCTCAGGGTCAATATCCAGGAGAAATGAGATTCAGCTTTTCTTGCAAGGTGAGATCGCAAATTCGTAACAAGCTATGGAAAAATTATCTTGGCAAAATTCATCTCATTGAATCTAAAAAATGGATTCTTACACTTTTTTCCTGTAGCTGATTCTGTAACAATTTGTTAATAATTCTAAGTTGGTGCCTATGTGAATGGGCCTTAAGATTTCCATTTGGAATCCTTTGTATTTTTCAGAATAAGTGGGGAACACGCATAACACCAATGGTGCAATGGCCTGACAAGTCATTTGCGTTTAGTTTTGCACAAGCCTTGGCTTGGAAGAGATCTGGTCTCATGGTGAAACCGACTATCCAATTCAGGTTAGATTATCTGCCTTGGCTTTTTTTAGTTGCCAATGGATAAGGCAATTTAATATTAGgctaaatacattttatttaataagaaaattttattcatcgaatgaaataggcgaagcccatgtacataggaagtatataaaagaaacacctaattacatttcAATGGCTAAATACATTAAGTACTCGTTGAAAGTCTATCAGGTGGcaccacttataaaaaaaaaaaaaaaaagtctatagGGTGGCACTAAAACTCCCAAGCTAAAATTTTAGTCAATTTTACCTTGAAACTTTCAAGAAAGTACAAGTAGACCCGTAGGTTAGGTTTGCATCCAACTTGATGTCAGATATGTCGATCTGTGAAACTAGATAATATTATAGAAAAaccgaaaaaataaaataaaattaaacggTGTTTAGATATGGTTTAAGTATGTTTGCTCAAATTATTATGTTAATGGTTGACAgttgttatttataaaaataggtGGTAAGTTCCTGCTATTTTCTTAATATCGGTGGGAGGCCAGTGTAGTTTGTCCATCTACCCTTCTGGGTAACCCAGGCTGCATGAATATTGCTGTGAAGATAATCTTAGTTCCACACGAGAGCCATTTTCACAACTCTCTTCGAGAAAGAGATATAAAGCTACAAAGCATgcaattcaaggaaaaaaaagccATCATTTTGGTTCCGAGCTACTTGCAGAATTTAAAATCAGCGATGCCATAGTTTCCTGTCTCATATTGCTATTACGTATATGCCTTCTTTTGCTCTCTGAGAAGATATACGCCTTCAGATTAGATATTTctctttttggttttggtttcttAACTGTACACTGATTACATATGCAATCAGTTTTAGCTGTACCCAGTCAGTAGTATGCTAATGCTTTGCTtccatatttttaaagaaatcaaTTTGCTCTCAAATCATAAGACTTGGTGTTCACATATTTCTTGTTAAATGTTGCAATGGCCAGTTTATGCCCCACTTTTGGTGGAAGCAATCCTGGGTTGCAGGCGGAGCTTATTCATACGGTGAAGGAGCAACTGAGTCTGATATTGGGATGTGCATTCATGACTCATCCTTCTGCATTTGCGTCTATTTCTGTAAGTCATTGTTTCACAGTAGTGTTCTATTGATGTCTTGAGGGCATTAGCATTAGGTTTTCTCCTACTATTGCAAAAAATAAAGCACATATCACCTTTGCTTTTCTGAAGTTTTACTTGGTAAATTTAATTGTCAGAAGAGTATAATTTTTGACAaataaaacttatcaaaaaaattttgacaATTAAATTTCGTATATAGAAACTATTGACAGCAAAGGGATTGACTTGTAATGTTTTgcttgcaaaaagaaaaaaagaaggaagaggtaCTCTTTAGTGgtgttattgaagtttgttatatTAAGATCTTATATGATGCTTATCATTATCTTTGGTAATATTCGTCGTGCTACCATATTTTCCTTGCTTTGTACTGTTCTTGTAACTTACTTAGGCTAAAGACCTCGCTTCCAATACTTCTGACTTGTTTTAGTTATATAGATGGAGTTTTTGGTCTAGGTTGCTCTTCTTTCACCTCTGCCATTAAATTATTGATGAGTAGGGATACAATAACAACTCATCCATGCCTCATCCACAAgttctcaataaaatattattttaaatttatacacaacaaattaaaataaaggtcaaaataaattttgtaaaaaatattattttattcaacagtTGTATAAGAGTTGTTAATCAGTTGTTAATCATTTCTctggattctttttttttttccctttctaatTGTTGATCTTGGACGTTTACTTTGTAATGATGTTGCTCTGCCACTGTTCCTTCTAGTAtaattgaatttcatttttcctcTTCTTGTGGTGTATGTTCTATGCATAGCTTGGCAGGTCAAAGTGGAATGGAAATGTTGGGAGTTCTGGGATAGTTGTGAGAGTGGACACCCCTCTTTCCAGTGTTGGTCGACCTTCCTTCTCTGTTCAGATAAATTGTGGTATTGAATTTTAAACGTGATCCCACACAAGCCCCAATCAAAGTGTACAGTCTCAAGCTCAGAAACCATACAATAATACAACGTGTGaatatttgaatgttatttGATGCCAGTTACACTGATACCATCTTCTTTGTATTTggaatattttattacattatctcctttttttttttcctagtctACTTGGGTAATGGGTtgcattttttgaaaatttttactgTTTTGGTATTTCTAGATGTAGATATTCTATACATATACTACTATGGAAATGggataccattttttttttttttggtcatctTTGGAGTTCAAAAAATAACCTCAAAACCCCAAAAGAAAGGCCAATATGTTTGCAGAATTTTTGGGGATGAGATTATTTATGGAATGTGGCTGATAAAAGTCGTGAACTGGATCTTTTTTATTTCgcatttttaacttattttatcattataattttttaaaatttctgcacaaaatataataaataatttaatttttttaaaattttaaataataataatataaaaaataatattttattaaacacatctaaaattaTTGAGATCTTCAATCGCAAGTGATAAAAATTGGGTAAAGCAGAGTACCGCTCGATTAGTTTCAAGAGTACCACTGAACATtggaaaagtgaaaatataaatGATGGACGAGAATATACTGCCTGTCTGGTTTAAGCTTTGCTATGTTCACTTGTGCTTAAAACTTGTAtcgattattatttttggaagaataaaaaatctaaGCACCAAACTATAAAAAACATTGAATATGCTTGATGCTGAAAATAAATCGACATTAAACGTCGCGAAATTGACTTATTTTAAGACTTAAAAAACTACTGGACAAAAAAGAAAGGGGGTCAGAGCCACAAACagcaataaatttaataattctgAATGTTGAGTTCAACTCAATATTATTccttcaaatcctttttatgCAAGTAAGCCTTCTCTTCAGGTTCTTTTGTTCCGGAAGATGGTGTTTGAATGAGAATCCCATGCAGTTGAACCAATCCTTGGTTTTCCTGTTCCCTGGACAATCATAGGTCTGCAGAAGGCTAGGATGAACACCAACTCTGTGAGGAATGACATTATACTAGCCCAAACAAATAGTGTTCTCCTCCAGTACCAAATAATCTTCTTCAACTTGGGGAGCTCAGATTCAAGCGCTACCGATGCAGCATATACTTGAGGTATACCGGCACCATGTTGGTATTCTGCTCGAGGTTCTAGTGTCATCTTCAAGCAGGCAGTTGGCTCAAGCCCTTCAGtgaatttgttcatttttaTGTTCAGAACTTGGGATTCTGATTGGAAACCAGCAATAAGTGGAGCACTCTTAAGGAAGGTTTCAACAAAGCGGATCGGCTGGCTTTTGAATCGCAGCATGCACGGATAACTGGAACAGGCTGTGATTTTACCATTTCCTGACAGGAATTCAACCCTCACCTTCATGCAAAAATAATGGTGGATGAAATCACAAACTTGTTTCATTGCATTTGGGCATTAGAATCTATTATCCGGAAAATCTAAGAGTAATGATAAGCCAATACAATCAACACAGCACAAATTGCCATCATATTTTCACCAGCAGAAAATCTGGAGGGATCAGAGATCATACCTGGAAGTCACCGAGCTTTCGATTATACTCAGATTCAGGCACTGTTAATGAAACAGTGAGCTGCAATTTATGGTTGTA
This genomic window contains:
- the LOC108985345 gene encoding uncharacterized protein LOC108985345; the protein is MSVERSFEAWEEVQRHGQDLADRLAQGFSGLIQSHISPPSFPWPNPQKSMLFDLEFPSQQNFGRGDFGLATDSSGINGVLAIFDIGNRIGQAGADFGANLNGLVQQFFRRLPAPFRQEENAKAPVMVDVGGSRLRVDGGVTTQGDLGLLTERLRDFGFAENDSGADELVDDEVAGFNLRSAGLLGRPQGIINITSTYDSRTHDVESSLVARGDLWRVEASHGSSTSGNDNSSLFLVQLGPVLFIRDTTLLLPVHLSKQHLLWYGYDRKNGMHSLCPAVWSKHRRWLLMSMLCLNPLACSFVDLQFPNGKLTYVSGEGLTTSAFLPICGGLLQAQGQYPGEMRFSFSCKNKWGTRITPMVQWPDKSFAFSFAQALAWKRSGLMVKPTIQFSLCPTFGGSNPGLQAELIHTVKEQLSLILGCAFMTHPSAFASISLGRSKWNGNVGSSGIVVRVDTPLSSVGRPSFSVQINCGIEF